TAGGAAAATCAAGGGGGGATTTATTACTGTAAACTGGAAAATAATCTCCTAGATGGTAGCACatctaattcatttaagAATTTGTACAGTAgggaaggaaaaaaaaaaagaaagggaCCTACATAAAAGTGGTTCGAAAAAAGAGAATAGAATCGTCTATTTTTATCCTATCTGAACGAACTAAAGATCGTCGGTATATTTCAACTTAACAtaaccatcatcatcacccACCAGAAGTAAAACAACATAATTAGAGTGCATATCAACGACAAAGTATagaatggaaaaaaaaaaaaaaaaattcgtTAAATTTGAGcgtaaatatatatataaatttgTAAAGTTATAAAAACAACCCCCCCGCcccaaaaacaacaacatataaatcaagaaaCAATCCAACCATACACCATCATACTAACtaaagatttgaaatagaaaaaagTAAACCAAAccatagaaaaaaaaaaaaaaaaagaaaaagaaaaaaggaaaaaaaatcataGTAATCAACTTTAATAACCACTCCTTTTTAATCATAATCACACCAATCTTTTCTAAATGAAGAAACCAATTCAAGACCAACAGGAATCAGCTTATCAAAGCGATTTTTATTGACTTCTTGAACATGGctttgatgatgattcttTAATTCTGTCAAAGGACTGGAAACGGGTCTAGAACCGCCGTTGCCATTGGCAAATTCTAAactattttttctttcattaaCCGATTTTCTAAACGAGGCAATTCCAGTAGCACCAGCAACATTTGTACCAGTACCATTTGCAGCACCATGTGATGATGAAACTGAATTTCTTCTAAATGGTGGAACATATTTACCATTGTTGTTAGTGTTGATATTACCACCATTAACTGAATTTGTTTGGTTCGGCAATGAGTTGGTATTATTTGAAGTCaatgataattcattaCCAAAAATTGCTCCTGCTCTTCTATTGCCATTCAACATCCACGAAgtagaaaaagaagtagAGTTTCTTCTACCATGACCAGCTTGACCGTGAGCTTGACCTTGAGCATTTACTCCAGGTGTAGTAGTTGCAGTACTTGGGTGATGCAGATGAATAAACCCTGCTTCAGGCTTTGAATTCCTCTTGTGCAGAAAATCGCCTGCAACATTCAAATGATAATCATGATGACCATTACCAATATCGTCTATATGATTTCCATAttgattatcattatcaccaTTTCTTGGTATGTCAAAATCTCCTTCCAAATGGAACACTTCATCGTAatcattattcaaattcaaatgatcCAAGTCTTCATTTAATGGTTCAATTGCTGGTGATTTTTGATAAGTTGGCGATCTCAAATAAGGTGGGATATATTTCCCAGAATTAGATATATTGGATCCAACATTGCCATTACCATTGGCACTACCATTAACAATTTGACCCATTGTACTTCCATGATGTAATGCAGGATAATTTGATGTCAAAGTGTCTGGAGCGCCTCCATTGgcattagtattattaccACCATTTATGACActtcttttcaatttagatGTAGAATACAGTCTAGATTTTCTCTTACCCCGGTGATGATTATGGGAATCATTATTTGTAGAATGTGGATACTGATTGTATacatgttgttgttgatgatacCCGGTTTTACgtttatgattattattctttttccaaGTTCTCTTTTTGTATCGTTGAGGAGGTGAATGTTTTTTATAACCATCCGCAAATGAAGATTGCTTACCAAATTTCTGTTCTCCATATTTGTCCAAATAATGATTGAAAACCGATTTTGGAGTGAAAAAATCTTCTCGGTTAAACTTGTTATTAtggttgttattattataactGTTACCATTGTAATTAGTATTGAAACCAGTACTTCCGGTATTATTAAAACGATTGTTCATCATGTACGAGTTTTGATTATATGAAGCAACATTCAATGGTTTCCTGGTATTACGATGGAACTTGAATCCAGCAGTTCCATGTATTGGTATAGGTTTCAAATCAGTATTTGTAGATAACAATGCATCAGCTCTACGATTATGAGGCATTGGTGGTGAGTTATCAACTGGTGATTTTGGCAAACTAGATTTATGAACATAAACTTGAGGAGCTGGAATATTTTCCAGTTCTTGATTAGCCATAGCTCCATTAGAAATCGgtgttgttggtgttgcTGGAGTAGCCTTGATTTCCACTAATTTTTGAGGTGAAACCGATAACTTGTCTTCATACTCATCGAAAAACCCAAATTCTTCCagatcttcttcttcttcttcttcttcattgtGGTCATTGTTATCATCATCCTCATAATACTCACCATCACCTCTTCCTtgtctttcttcttctaattcgccatcgtcatcatcatattcACTGGCCCAATATTCTTCATCGATAGTAAAGTACCGTAACAGCATCAATTCATCCAAAAATCCCTTTAAATCTCTATTATCAGGATCAATGGTTAAACTAAATCTCAATActgaaaataaatcaccGCTCATAGTcgaaaaaatatcaaataacGCTTCCCTGTTGTtaacaaattgaataaatctTTTATCAGAATAATTTGCAACTTGAAACGGATTTTTATGGAAAACCAAGGTTAACAAAATGACTCCAACGGaccaaatatcaattttggAAGCATCATAAGattctaaattattatcaaacaaTTCTGGAGCCATATATCTTTCTGatccaatatcaaattcatctttGTTTGTGACAATTTTCGAGGTTGTAGCTAACCCCCAATCACAAATCTTAATGGACCAATCTTCAGCAATTAAAATATTCTCTGGTTTCAAATCACGATGATAAACCCCACGAGAATGACAATAATCAACTGCAGTTAGGATTTGTTGGAAAACATCTTTGATATCTGGAGTTGTAACCGGACCATTACCACTATGAATTGCTTCATACAAGTCGCCTCGGGAACAGaattccaaaatcaaacaagtATCAAAATGATCATACAATTTAGAAATATGAGGATGATCACCAAGGATTTTATGAAACTTGATTTCCTTTTGTGCCTCATTATATAAGGTATTGAAAATGGATTCTCTTTTTGGTTTACTGACATTGGAATTTTGTTGCAGATCATGACTATCAGATTCATCTTGTTTGCTTCCATTATTTCTCATTTTGGCAGGACTTGAGGATGGTCTTGATGTAGTTTCAAGAAGTTTATGTTCCTTTTTATAATCAACCGGATAGATGAATTTAACAGCAACCAAACAGTTATTATTACGCGTATCTTTGGCGACGGATACTAATCCATACGAGCCTTCACTTATATCATTGACTTTAAGATATCGATCTCGCAATAGTTCGCCCTTGTcatattgttcaaattgTTCCATTGCTAAGTGAAATTGGTAAAGATAAACTATGAAATATAATTCAGCACTAAAAAATATAGTGGGGGAGATAATAACACTAATAGCAGcagcagtagtagtagtagtagtagtcgTAAAATGGAGGAAAGACgatgttaaaaaaaaaaaagcttcGGAATTAATAACCTAACTAAGTAAATGCAATAAAAATTGTTCTATGATATCAAATATATGTTTATTGGTTTATGAATTGTTGTACTTtgtaagtaagtaagttCGTTTGATTGTGTGTTcgtttgtttcaatttcgGAAATTTCGTAAAAAgtataatattaaatggACATTAATTGGATAATAGTAGTTGATAATAagtataataatagtaatatgtaaataaaagaaaacccaatgatgatgatggtaataacaaaaatgCAAGTAATATTGTTTGGTAATTTGGTTGATTAATCAACTAAAGAAATGAGACCAAGCAATGTTAAAATGTTGAATCAATGAGATGAATATGCAAAGATGACAATAACgttaaaaacaaaaataataaaaggcaagatgatttgattaatatatatataaaaaaaaaatggaggatcaaaaaagacaaaaaaaggTTGGGGGTAAAAGGGAGATAAGCAGCTAGTATAGGATACAATAacttcctttttctttttcttctttttcttcttttcttatttGTCTTTTGAGAATCAGATAGTTGAGATGAATGTATCTGTTGATAATATGAATATTGAAATGCttgaaataaatgaaagaaaatgaagagAGAAGgtaattaaaatatttttgttggGTTAGGTTTGCCTTTTGGAATGAGTATTTTTTCCtcttaaataaatataagaAGAACCAGAAGATGGGATTTTGATCTgttcgttttttttttggtcacactcacacacacaaacaaataaacagAACAACAATcgcaaacaaaaaattatccTATTGTTATCAGCTTTTGGTCACACGTACACTCTCACACACTTTCTCCTATTTACTCTttactcttttttttttcactaacaatgaaaaaaaaaaaatggaaagtAGGCAAAAGATTAGTTGAAATTGTAGAGCTgccaaaaaccaaaaagaaaaaaaaagaaatggaGAAGCCACCACACAATTCTGTAAGGGAAACCTTTCTTTGATATAAATTAgttattgaatcaaatgaaattcaaatcaaaccACTAAGCTCAAATGAAAGTAAAAGCAgtaaatattaaataattaatatttccTAAATGAAGCTAATGATTTTGGAAAGGGgaatttgataaagttatattatgaagaaaaaaaaaacaaaacaaaaaagacaaagaaCCAAGAGAAAGTGAAAATAGAATGTATATATACAATAAAAGGGGTAAACCagaaggaagaagaaagtaaattacaaaataataaatataaagtCAAATTGTAATTATATTTGGTAGATGGATGGATGAATGGATGAATGGGTGGTGGATAGTTGGTTAGGTTGGATTTGGGAAGATAGGAGAAGATTACTATGgttgtaataataaaaggTCGTGTACAACCAAACAGGAGacgtttttctttttttattgtggAGTCGatacatcatcatcatcatcccTTATCGGATGAATAGTAGAAGTAGTAGTGTAAATgacaccaaaaaaaacgCAACAAATCCCGCCGCCAACAATCCACATTTTAGTCAATTCCCCAACATGTTACTACCAATTTACCTCACAACCAACtccttattattattattatcacttCTTATAGTATATTGTTACAGAAAACCGTCTGATGCGTTATTTCATCATTGAATAAACAACCTTTCACTTTACTTGAttgacaatttcaaatttttcatttctcGTACCAATTGTATTGATGGTTTGCAATAAACAGAATCTTGGTGTGTCGATATACCCACCAAAAGGTTTTGCAATAGCTGTTAATTCTGCAGAAGa
This is a stretch of genomic DNA from Candida dubliniensis CD36 chromosome 1, complete sequence. It encodes these proteins:
- a CDS encoding serine/threonine protein kinase, putative (deleted EC_number 2.7.1.37;~Similar to S. cerevisiae KSP1;~Similar to C. albicans KSP1), whose product is MEQFEQYDKGELLRDRYLKVNDISEGSYGLVSVAKDTRNNNCLVAVKFIYPVDYKKEHKLLETTSRPSSSPAKMRNNGSKQDESDSHDSQQNSNVSKPKRESIFNTLYNEAQKEIKFHKILGDHPHISKLYDHFDTCLILEFCSRGDLYEAIHSGNGPVTTPDIKDVFQQILTAVDYCHSRGVYHRDLKPENILIAEDWSIKICDWGLATTSKIVTNKDEFDIGSERYMAPELFDNNLESYDASKIDIWSVGVILLTLVFHKNPFQVANYSDKRFIQFVNNREALFDIFSTMSGDLFSVLRFSLTIDPDNRDLKGFLDELMSLRYFTIDEEYWASEYDDDDGELEEERQGRGDGEYYEDDDNNDHNEEEEEEEDSEEFGFFDEYEDKLSVSPQKLVEIKATPATPTTPISNGAMANQESENIPAPQVYVHKSSLPKSPVDNSPPMPHNRRADALLSTNTDLKPIPIHGTAGFKFHRNTRKPLNVASYNQNSYMMNNRFNNTGSTGFNTNYNGNSYNNNNHNNKFNREDFFTPKSVFNHYLDKYGEQKFGKQSSFADGYKKHSPPQRYKKRTWKKNNNHKRKTGYHQQQHVYNQYPHSTNNDSHNHHRGKRKSRSYSTSKLKRSVINGGNNTNANGGAPDTLTSNYPALHHGSTMGQIVNGSANGNGNVGSNISNSGKYIPPYLRSPTYQKSPAIEPLNEDLDHLNLNNDYDEVFHLEGDFDIPRNGDNDNQYGNHIDDIGNGHHDYHLNVAGDFSHKRNSKPEAGFIHSHHPSTATTTPGVNAQGQAHGQAGHGRRNSTSFSTSWMLNGNRRAGAIFGNELSLTSNNTNSLPNQTNSVNGGNINTNNNGKYVPPFRRNSVSSSHGAANGTGTNVAGATGIASFRKSVNERKNSLEFANGNGGSRPVSSPLTELKNHHQSHVQEVNKNRFDKSIPVGLELVSSFRKDWCDYD